A genomic segment from Gracilinanus agilis isolate LMUSP501 chromosome 1, AgileGrace, whole genome shotgun sequence encodes:
- the TRAPPC5 gene encoding trafficking protein particle complex subunit 5 produces MDARFTRGKSAILERSLARPKTEVSLSAFSLLFSELVQYCQNRVYSVAELQARLAELGQQVGARVLDGLATREKGGRRETRVLGALLFVKGAVWRALFGKEADKLEQANDDDKTYYIIEREPLINTYISVPKENSTLNCASFTAGVVEAVLTHSGFPAKVTAHWHKGTTLMIKFDEAVIARDRALDGR; encoded by the coding sequence ATGGATGCACGATTTACTAGGGGGAAGTCAGCCATCCTGGAGCGGTCACTAGCAAGGCCCAAGACGGAAGTGAGCCTGAGTGCATTCTCCCTGCTGTTTTCTGAACTGGTTCAGTATTGCCAGAATCGTGTTTACTCCGTGGCAGAGCTTCAGGCACGGCTGGCAGAATTGGGCCAGCAGGTAGGCGCTCGAGTGCTGGATGGCCTGGCCACTCGGGAGAAGGGCGGCCGACGGGAGACACGGGTACTGGGTGCACTGCTCTTTGTCAAGGGTGCAGTATGGCGAGCGCTCTTTGGCAAGGAGGCAGACAAGCTGGAACAAGCCAATGATGATGACAAGACCTACTACATCATCGAGCGTGAACCACTCATCAACACCTACATCTCTGTGCCCAAGGAAAACAGCACACTCAACTGTGCCAGCTTCACAGCCGGTGTAGTTGAAGCTGTCCTCACTCACAGTGGCTTCCCTGCCAAGGTCACTGCCCATTGGCACAAGGGTACCACTCTCATGATCAAGTTCGACGAAGCTGTCATTGCCCGGGACCGGGCCTTAGATGGCCGCTGA
- the FCER2 gene encoding low affinity immunoglobulin epsilon Fc receptor, which produces MEPEAKWNGSSDQVEFSKMSPRSQGFTKLPGQKTCGKSVLLFTFVLLISAALWGTLLFLFLTRYRELVQDLEKLRESCVYRNDSGILTVLRRLQEAQLNLRTNVPQLSKTLNKLQEGQTSLKSEASRFSQQLKRLEEDSTAFRSQVLNEKDDATQARGKLEEEIEKLWIEFQRATGWTVLPSSPSPNLTASQPSQGLDRLEDHTAMPTQGSICTKCPEDWQLFQKKCYFFGKEPKTWSQAKFACINLQGRLVSIKSREEQAFLTQKANKKGSWIGLRDLNIEGSFVWMDESPLNYTNWSRGEPNNQGQGEDCVAMRGTNGLWNDANCRGQQDSWICEKLATC; this is translated from the exons ATGGAGCCTGAGGCCAAGTGGAACGGCAGCTCAGACCAAGTGGAATTCAGCAAGATGTCCCCAAGAAGCCAGG GATTCACTAAGCTGCCCGGCCAGAAGACCTGTGGAAAGAGTGTACTTCTCTTTACCTTTGTGCTACTGATCTCTGCGGCCCTGTGGGGAACACTCCTATTCTTGTTCCTAACTCGGT ACAGAGAGCTAGTCCAGGACTTGGAGAAGCTTCGGGAGTCCTGTGTGTACCGTAATG ACTCTGGGATTCTGACTGTCCTTAGACGGCTACAAGAGGCACAGCTAAACCTCAGAACAAATG TTCCTCAACTCTCCAAGACCCTGAACAAACTCCAGGAAGGTCAGACATCTCTGAAATCTGAAG CTTCTCGGTTCTCTCAACAACTGAAAAGACTTGAAGAAGACAGCACAGCCTTCAGGTCTCAGG TGCTGAATGAGAAGGACGATGCTACTCAGGCTCGGGGAAAACTGGAAGAAGAGATTGAGAAGCTTTGGATTGAATTCCAAAGAGCAACCG GATGGACagttctcccctcttccccttccccaaacctCACAGCTTCTCAGCCCTCCCAAGGACTGGACAGGCTTGAAGATCACACAGCCATGCCAACCCAGG GCTCTATCTGCACAAAGTGCCCAGAAGACTGGCAATTGTTCCAGAAAAAATGCTACTTTTTTGGGAAGGAGCCCAAGACATGGTCCCAAGCCAAGTTTGCCTGCATCAATCTTCAGGGTCGGCTAGTCAGCATCAAAAGCAGAGAGGAGCAG GCTTTCCTAACCCAGAAGGCCAACAAGAAGGGTTCCTGGATTGGCCTCCGAGATCTGAACATAGAAGGCTCATTTGTTTGGATGGATGAGAGTCCCTTGAACTACAC CAACTGGAGCCGAGGAGAACCCAACAACCAGGGTCAGGGAGAAGACTGTGTGGCAATGCGTGGTACCAATGGCCTCTGGAATGATGCCAACTGCCGGGGGCAACAGGATAGCTGGATCTGTGAGAAGCTAGCCACATGCTAA